The DNA segment TCCGTCGCCCAATGGCGGGCACGCAACGCGGGTGACTCCGTCGTGTTGGAACGCCACGGCTACCAGATCGTGCTGAACCGCGCGGATCCGGCGGATTATTAAGCCCGGCCTTCCTCCGCGTCGAAGAGGTCGAAATAAGTCATGATCTCCGGGCGGTCGCCGAAACCGGCGTCCGCCTTGTCCTTTTCAAAGCCGGAGCTGTCACGCCAGCCGCGCTTGGACATGAAGCCGTTCCAGATCTCGATCTGCTCGTCGGTCGGCCGGGTGCCGTTCTCAAAGCACCACTCCATCACCTCCTCATCAGTTCCGCCTTCCAGCACGCGGTCACGCAGGGCGGCGTAGTCCACGCCCAGAAACTTGCACACCCGGTCGTCGAAGGTGCGGTTGCCGGGGATGACGCCGAGGTGGTAGGCGGGAGGCAATTTGCCTTCCGCGTGGAGGCGGATCTTGTCGAGGATCCGACCGAAAACATAGATCCCCGATACTTGGTCCCTTGCGCTGCGGATTGGAAAGCTCATGGCGTGTGGAGATTCCCAAGGAGGTCCGGCGGGGGCAAGAGGATTTCCTGCTTGGTGGAATGGCGCGCAAGCCTGGTAGCGAAGGTCGTGAGACCTTCGGTTGGGGGGAAGTCCGCTGGGGGACTGGAGCCGGTTTGCCAGGGGATCAACGCCGCGCCGAATCTCTCACGATGTTCGCTACCTCGAGACGCCCGCTTCAAACTAATCC comes from the Luteolibacter sp. SL250 genome and includes:
- a CDS encoding DUF5069 domain-containing protein, with the translated sequence MSFPIRSARDQVSGIYVFGRILDKIRLHAEGKLPPAYHLGVIPGNRTFDDRVCKFLGVDYAALRDRVLEGGTDEEVMEWCFENGTRPTDEQIEIWNGFMSKRGWRDSSGFEKDKADAGFGDRPEIMTYFDLFDAEEGRA